One Cryptomeria japonica chromosome 9, Sugi_1.0, whole genome shotgun sequence genomic window carries:
- the LOC131027647 gene encoding L-type lectin-domain containing receptor kinase IX.1-like: MPALAKFIWIFLTIQLTLIFIAEAQNVHFNFPSSGDDDDIQLLEDAHLSESGQGIELTKSRLHDDFNWSMGWAIYKRPVEIWCKSSGALASFQSYFQFKLYRGTQTKIDYYADGLTFFMASSSQPPQNGAGMWLGLFNSTTNGKSSTQKVAIEFDTFKNAIIDEYYGFNANDPDDNHVGIDINNISSAKTVSLSHRLNSGETWEVWIDFDGRLRWLQMFMAHNRSNFSSPRPQHPTLSYSLNLSDFLPEKVTIGFSASTGLSNQMHNLISWNFSSQTSWNHDKGRLFTIIISLAISFVAMVVVILLVSAAICKFNKKTVKSDRDLNIPDPNSLKSDGDLERVEELENPNRSPRVYSYEELSRATAGFREDLVLGKGGFGRVYKGRLEDGEIVAVKRIYQNSEEGLRQYESEIAIIDSLSHPNLVPLLGWCHNRNGEFVLVYEYMSNGSLDKYLFAGEAQLRALSWNERFSIVCDLASALLHLHEKSSPQVLHRDIKSSNIMLDCNFVARLGDFGLARLMEHDNTSRYTKPGGTMGYIAPECFQKLRASSESDVFSFGAVALEIASGRPAFDRGLTFCNMSLVNWVWSLHEMGHILDAASS, encoded by the exons ATGCCTGCTTTAGCAAAATTCATTTGGATCTTTCTGACTATCCAATTGACTCTTATTTTCATTGCAGAAGCCCAAAACGTTCatttcaatttcccttcctctggtgatgatgatgatattcaATTACTTGAAGATGCCCATCTCTCTGAGTCTGGGCAAGGAATAGAACTGACAAAGAGTAGGCTTCACGACGATTTCAATTGGAGCATGGGTTGGGCGATTTACAAAAGACCAGTTGAAATATGGTGTAAATCTTCTGGGGCCCTTGCAAGCTTTCAATCCTACTTTCAGTTCAAACTATACCGTGGAACCCAAACGAAAATTGACTATTATGCTGATGGTCTTACattcttcatggcttcttcatcccaACCACCACAAAACGGAGCAGGTATGTGGCTTGGACTGTTCAACAGTACAACCAATGGTAAATCATCGACCCAAAAAGTTGCTATTGAATTTGATACATTCAAGAATGCAATAATAGATGAATACTATGGCTTCAATGCCAATGATCCGGATGATAATCATGTGGGGATAGATATCAATAATATCTCTTCTGCGAAGACTGTTTCTTTGTCTCATAGGCTTAACAGCGGAGAAACTTGGGAAGTGTGGATAGATTTTGATGGGCGACTTAGGTGGCTCCAGATGTTTATGGCTCATAACAGATCAAACTTTAGTTCTCCTCGTCCACAACATCCAACGCTTAGCTACTCTCTAAATCTCTCAGATTTTCTTCCTGAAAAGGTCACAATTGGCTTCTCTGCTTCAACAGGACTTTCCAATCAGATGCACAATCTTATCTCATGGAATTTCTCAAGCCAAACCAGTTGGAACCATGATAAAGGGCGACTTTTCACTATAATCATCTCTCTGGCGATCAGCTTCGTGGCCATGGTTGTGGTTATACTTCTCGTAAGTGCTGCAATCTGCAAGTTTAATAAGAAAACGGTAAAATCAGATAGAGACTTAAACATTCCAGATCCTAACAGTCTGAAGAGTGATGGAGATTTAGAAAGAGTTGAGGAGCTGGAAAATCCCAATAGAAGCCCTCGGGTGTACAG TTATGAAGAGCTAAGTAGAGCGACTGCTGGCTTTAGAGAAGATTTAGTACTCGGAAAGGGAGGATTCGGAAGGGTTTACAAAGGAAGACTAGAGGATGGAGAAATAGTGGCGGTGAAGAGAATTTATCAAAACTCTGAGGAAGGGCTTAGACAATACGAATCAGAAATTGCAATAATTGACAGCCTGTCACATCCTAATTTGGTTCCCCTTCTGGGATGGTGCCATAACAGAAACGGCGAATTTGTTCTGGTTTACGAGTATATGTCCAATGGCAGTCTGGACAAATATTTGTTTGCTGGAGAAGCTCAGCTTCGGGCTCTGAGTTGGAATGAGAGATTCAGTATAGTCTGCGACTTAGCTTCGGCTCTTCTCCATCTCCATgagaaatcaagcccccaagttctgCATAGAGACATCAAATCTAGCAATATAATGTTGGACTGCAACTTTGTGGCACGACTTGGAGACTTTGGTTTGGCTCGCCTGATGGAGCACGATAACACGTCTCGCTACACGAAACCTGGTGGCACCATGGGTTATATCGCGCCAGAGTGCTTTCAAAAATTGAGGGCTAGCTCGGAATCAGATGTCTTCAGCTTTGGTGCAGTGGCTCTGGAAATTGCCAGTGGAAGGCCCGCGTTCGACAGAGGACTTACGTTTTGTAATATGAGTTTGGTGAACTGGGTTTGGAGTCTGCATGAAATGGGACACATACTTGATGCAGCTAGTTCTTGA